Below is a genomic region from Motilibacter rhizosphaerae.
CGCGACCCGGCGTCCGCTGACCAAGCAGGAGCTGCGCCGGCTCGTCCCGGGCTACCCGGACTCCGACGAGGCCTTCGACCGCAGCTTCGAGCGCGACAAGGACGAGCTGCGCGAGCTCGGCGTGCCCGTCGAGACGGGCAGCGTGAGCGGGACCGACCTGTTCGCCGACGAGGTCGGCTACCGCGTGCGCCGCGAGGCGTACGCGCTGCCGGAGGTCGCGTTCACCCCCGAGGAGCTCACCGTGCTCGCGCTCGCCGCCCGCGCGTGGCAGTCGGCGGCGCTGTCCGGGCCGGCGAGCCGGGCGCTGCTCAAGCTCCAGGCCAGCGGGGCCGGCGTGGACGACGCCGCGGTCGCGGGCATCGAGCCGCGCGTCTCCTCGAGCGAGCCGGCCCTCCTGCCGCTGTGGCAGGCGCTGCGCGACCGGCGGCCGGTGCGCTTCGCGTACCGCCGGGGCTCCGCGGGCGAGGCCACGACCCGCACCGTCGAGCCGTGGGGCGTCGTCGCGCGCGCCGGGCGCTGGTACCTCGTCGGCCACGACCGCGACCGCTCCGCTCCGCGCGTCTTCCGGCTGAGCCGCATCACCGGCGCGGTCCGCCCGCTCGGGCGCCCCGGCGAGGTCGAGGTCCCCGCCGACGTGGACCTGCAGGCCGCGGTCGCGGCCGTCTCGCCGCAGGCGGGGGCGGGCACGGCGCACGTCCGGTTGTCACCCGGCAGCGGCGGCTGGCTGCGCCGCTCGAGCACGGCGACGGCGGATCCGGACGTCGTCGC
It encodes:
- a CDS encoding helix-turn-helix transcriptional regulator is translated as MASASPSRGKTERLLNLLLALLATRRPLTKQELRRLVPGYPDSDEAFDRSFERDKDELRELGVPVETGSVSGTDLFADEVGYRVRREAYALPEVAFTPEELTVLALAARAWQSAALSGPASRALLKLQASGAGVDDAAVAGIEPRVSSSEPALLPLWQALRDRRPVRFAYRRGSAGEATTRTVEPWGVVARAGRWYLVGHDRDRSAPRVFRLSRITGAVRPLGRPGEVEVPADVDLQAAVAAVSPQAGAGTAHVRLSPGSGGWLRRSSTATADPDVVAVGYSDPDLLAAELVALGPAAVVLDPPEVREAVARRLAAVAAAHAGAAT